In a genomic window of uncultured Sphaerochaeta sp.:
- a CDS encoding isochorismatase family cysteine hydrolase, with product MQKRALVIIDIQNDITKNYKDVIAAINNAIDWAVATQTPVVYIRHENLSEGTRTFKHGTQGAEFVPDLKIVSDHVFTKYKGNALSSEAFADYIKAQEIREFYLAGADAVACVKSTCYNMCKAQFDVTVLSDCITSYDKRKLDEMLHYYASQGSSIISSQELVMPENLDTQSASD from the coding sequence ATGCAGAAGAGAGCCTTGGTAATCATTGATATCCAGAATGACATCACAAAGAACTACAAGGATGTCATCGCTGCCATCAACAACGCCATCGATTGGGCAGTTGCAACACAGACACCTGTGGTGTACATACGCCATGAGAATCTATCCGAGGGAACGAGAACATTCAAACACGGAACGCAGGGAGCTGAATTCGTACCCGACTTGAAGATTGTCTCAGATCATGTGTTTACGAAATACAAAGGAAACGCATTGAGCTCGGAAGCATTTGCAGACTACATCAAGGCCCAGGAAATCCGTGAATTCTACCTGGCAGGAGCGGATGCCGTCGCTTGCGTCAAATCGACCTGCTACAACATGTGCAAAGCCCAATTTGACGTAACCGTCCTTTCTGATTGCATCACCAGCTATGACAAACGAAAACTGGATGAGATGCTGCACTATTATGCAAGCCAAGGCAGCAGCATCATCAGCTCGCAAGAATTGGTTATGCCTGAAAACCTTGATACACAGTCAGCATCGGATTAA
- a CDS encoding YafY family protein: MKIDRLVSIIMVLLDKERIGAQELATMFEVSLRTIYRDVESISRAGIPVLSTPGVGGGFEIMQGYKLDKKVFSSSDLSAILMGLSSLSDMVRGDEVVNALAKVRSFIPAEAAKDIALKANQIHIDLSPWMGNKEIPLNLELIRTALQESKLLSFEYVDHHGNRTSRTAEPYQLVLKNSHWYWQGYCRARKDFRLFKLSRTTKLRIMEECFVVRENPKPQLDITDMVESMQTFITIRIHKSVLDRMLEYCTYEQFTLEGDEHYLVSFPFIENDYHYDILFSFGAACECLEPPHIRAEMQRRILAMAALYES, translated from the coding sequence ATGAAAATTGACAGGCTCGTAAGCATCATCATGGTACTCCTCGACAAAGAGCGAATAGGGGCACAGGAGTTGGCAACCATGTTTGAGGTATCACTGCGCACCATCTACCGCGATGTGGAATCCATCAGCAGAGCAGGGATTCCAGTTCTCTCAACACCGGGAGTGGGCGGCGGCTTTGAGATCATGCAGGGATACAAGCTAGACAAAAAGGTATTCTCATCTTCCGACCTCTCGGCCATCCTGATGGGACTCTCCAGCCTGTCGGACATGGTGCGGGGGGATGAAGTGGTGAATGCCCTTGCCAAAGTGAGGAGTTTCATCCCGGCCGAAGCTGCGAAAGACATTGCGCTGAAAGCAAATCAGATCCACATCGACCTCAGTCCATGGATGGGCAACAAGGAGATACCCCTGAATCTGGAATTGATCAGGACGGCATTGCAGGAGAGCAAACTGTTGTCATTTGAGTATGTGGACCACCATGGGAACAGAACTTCCCGGACTGCCGAGCCCTACCAGCTTGTACTGAAAAACAGTCATTGGTATTGGCAAGGGTATTGCCGTGCCAGGAAAGACTTCCGCTTGTTCAAGCTTTCCCGCACAACAAAGCTACGAATCATGGAGGAGTGCTTCGTTGTGCGGGAGAATCCAAAACCCCAGTTGGATATCACCGATATGGTGGAATCCATGCAAACCTTCATCACCATCCGTATCCACAAATCTGTTCTGGACAGGATGCTTGAGTACTGTACCTATGAACAGTTCACCCTAGAAGGTGATGAGCACTATTTGGTCAGCTTTCCCTTCATCGAGAATGACTACCATTATGATATTCTGTTCAGTTTTGGAGCTGCTTGTGAGTGTTTGGAACCACCGCACATCCGTGCGGAGATGCAACGTCGCATCCTTGCCATGGCGGCTTTGTATGAATCTTGA
- a CDS encoding single-stranded DNA-binding protein, whose product MRRTCEAKYLKQYHQEYAYLIEHQLGTYLGLGLVPGEDLNLGCLEESMNNLNSVLLEGNLVRDPEEVVLGEQATEMAKFSIAVNRFFRNAKSEAVEEVMFITVQVWGALAKSCLAYLQKGRGVRVVGRLRQERWTDKDGGNRERIIVVAEHVEFRKDPNTAGKPEDTQALDELDQVVAF is encoded by the coding sequence ATGCGTAGAACCTGCGAGGCAAAATATCTGAAGCAATACCATCAGGAATATGCCTATCTCATTGAACACCAGTTGGGAACGTACCTTGGTCTTGGGCTTGTGCCTGGAGAGGATCTGAACCTTGGGTGTCTGGAGGAAAGCATGAATAATCTGAATTCGGTGTTGTTGGAAGGCAATCTGGTACGGGATCCTGAGGAAGTGGTTCTCGGCGAGCAAGCAACTGAGATGGCAAAGTTCTCCATCGCCGTCAACCGATTCTTCCGCAATGCAAAGTCAGAGGCAGTGGAGGAGGTGATGTTCATCACCGTGCAGGTGTGGGGAGCCTTGGCAAAAAGTTGCCTGGCATACCTGCAGAAAGGCAGGGGAGTGCGGGTAGTGGGGAGATTGCGCCAGGAGCGCTGGACGGACAAGGACGGAGGAAACCGGGAGCGGATCATCGTGGTGGCCGAGCATGTGGAGTTCAGGAAAGACCCAAATACTGCAGGCAAGCCGGAGGATACGCAAGCGCTTGATGAACTTGACCAAGTGGTTGCATTCTGA
- a CDS encoding ISL3 family transposase produces MIDPHFQKLFALGLNIEEPWRITSIEMEPAKKNPSLMELHITVDFAEGASFPYPGLEQTCKVHDTRERTWRHLNFFQYRCYITARVPRIITPDGKVRTVEVPWARSGSGFTLMMEGVILTLVKHMPVRTVAREIGEHDTKLWRLIDYHVEEALNGQDFSDVSAIGVDEYSHKGHNYITVFLSYPDVVTDEAGRRRQVGKARVLFVTEGKDKDAVKRFLSRFEERGGRAEQVKVATSDMIHGYRSAIEESFPNAVVTVDKFHVVKNCSDAVDSTRKRELRCKDAAKAKALKETRYIWLKNPDNLTDKQREKLDQLLQVEYLDTVQAYDCRLELQEFYESYRSYDEDMVSAFERLTIRFANSAVMEIRKFAQCLTRNAVEILNYFQTLRTNAILEGFNSKISIIKSRARGFRNMRNFMNMIYFVCGELSLPLQPIM; encoded by the coding sequence ATGATCGACCCGCATTTCCAGAAACTATTCGCCCTTGGGCTGAACATTGAGGAGCCCTGGCGCATCACATCAATCGAGATGGAGCCGGCCAAGAAGAACCCCTCATTGATGGAACTGCACATAACGGTCGATTTCGCAGAAGGGGCGAGTTTCCCGTACCCCGGATTAGAACAGACGTGCAAGGTCCACGACACCCGGGAGAGAACCTGGAGGCATCTCAATTTCTTCCAGTATCGCTGCTACATCACGGCGAGGGTTCCCAGGATCATCACGCCCGACGGCAAGGTGAGGACCGTTGAGGTTCCCTGGGCCCGAAGCGGCAGCGGTTTCACCTTGATGATGGAGGGGGTGATACTCACCCTTGTGAAGCACATGCCGGTCAGGACCGTGGCCCGGGAGATCGGCGAGCACGACACCAAGTTGTGGCGCCTGATCGATTACCATGTGGAGGAGGCCCTCAATGGCCAGGACTTCTCGGATGTCAGTGCGATAGGGGTGGACGAGTACAGCCACAAGGGGCACAACTACATCACGGTATTCCTATCCTATCCCGACGTCGTCACCGATGAGGCCGGAAGGCGCAGGCAGGTGGGGAAAGCAAGGGTTCTCTTTGTGACGGAAGGAAAAGACAAGGATGCCGTGAAGCGTTTCCTGAGCCGCTTTGAGGAGAGGGGCGGGAGAGCCGAGCAGGTGAAGGTTGCTACCAGCGACATGATCCACGGCTACCGCAGCGCCATCGAGGAGAGCTTTCCCAATGCTGTTGTCACCGTGGACAAGTTCCATGTGGTCAAGAATTGTTCGGATGCGGTGGACAGTACCAGGAAACGGGAGCTTCGCTGCAAGGACGCAGCAAAGGCCAAGGCGCTGAAAGAGACCCGGTACATCTGGCTGAAGAACCCGGACAATCTCACCGACAAGCAACGCGAGAAGCTCGACCAGCTGCTGCAGGTCGAGTACCTGGACACGGTGCAGGCTTATGATTGCCGGCTTGAGCTTCAGGAATTCTATGAAAGCTACCGTTCCTATGACGAGGACATGGTGTCTGCCTTTGAGCGGTTGACCATCAGATTCGCCAACTCAGCGGTCATGGAAATCCGCAAGTTCGCACAGTGCCTGACCAGGAATGCGGTAGAGATTCTCAACTACTTCCAGACCTTGAGGACCAATGCCATTCTGGAGGGGTTCAACTCAAAGATAAGCATCATCAAGAGTCGGGCGAGAGGCTTCAGGAACATGAGGAACTTCATGAACATGATCTACTTCGTCTGTGGAGAATTGTCTCTCCCCCTGCAGCCAATCATGTAG
- the istA gene encoding IS21 family transposase yields MLKMSQIENIKNMWREGSTIAEIREVTGLDRKTISKYIQQEDFSKDPEQYAKETRPSKLDPYKPIIDGLLEKQSEYFHKQRFTAKRMHEYLVEECGAKELEHSYILVRIYMKSWRNERRRNNGPGTLKLVWHPGEAQADFGQADFIDTDGSYVRKHYLVMSFPYSNTALYEILPGENGECVCQGLQDFFTYLGGVPYSILFDNATGIAKRYANIIQQSELFTRFRLHHNFIARFANIRSGWEKGFVNTIVM; encoded by the coding sequence ATGTTGAAAATGTCCCAGATAGAGAATATCAAGAACATGTGGAGAGAAGGAAGTACCATAGCTGAGATCAGGGAAGTTACCGGTCTTGACCGGAAAACCATCAGCAAGTACATCCAGCAGGAGGATTTCAGCAAGGATCCCGAACAGTATGCGAAAGAGACCAGGCCGAGCAAACTGGATCCGTACAAGCCCATCATCGACGGCCTGCTGGAGAAGCAGAGTGAGTATTTCCACAAGCAGCGTTTCACTGCCAAGAGGATGCATGAGTATTTGGTAGAGGAATGCGGGGCGAAGGAACTAGAACACTCCTACATCCTGGTCCGCATATACATGAAATCATGGAGAAACGAGAGAAGACGCAACAATGGGCCCGGTACCCTGAAGCTGGTCTGGCATCCGGGGGAAGCCCAAGCTGATTTCGGGCAGGCCGATTTCATCGACACCGACGGCAGCTATGTGCGCAAGCACTATCTGGTGATGTCCTTCCCCTACAGCAATACAGCACTCTATGAGATCCTTCCCGGGGAGAACGGGGAATGTGTATGCCAAGGCCTACAGGACTTCTTCACCTATCTGGGCGGGGTTCCCTACAGCATTCTCTTCGACAACGCAACTGGAATAGCAAAGCGGTATGCAAACATCATACAGCAGTCGGAGCTTTTCACCAGATTCAGGCTTCACCACAATTTCATCGCCCGGTTCGCGAACATCCGTTCAGGATGGGAAAAGGGTTTTGTAAACACCATTGTTATGTAA
- a CDS encoding recombinase family protein, whose amino-acid sequence MDVFFYNENIHLLSQAGELLLTLHAGIAQAESENKSENIKWGLRRSTMDPDSPAFSRRCYGYDRNEEEGLILNIAEARIVLKIFDWYEQGWSIVRIKKELESLKVPSPTGKKKWAVKTIENILTNEKYTGTSVYGETESADFPSTKRTVRDPFEVHRSRNHHIPIIHERRFKRVQKLKAKRSNIEVDEHGNKVRKSTHYSSKKAVNRTKKPPEPQN is encoded by the coding sequence GTGGATGTCTTTTTCTACAACGAGAATATCCACCTCCTCAGCCAAGCAGGGGAGTTGCTGCTTACACTCCATGCGGGCATAGCCCAGGCCGAGAGTGAGAACAAGAGCGAGAACATCAAGTGGGGCCTGAGAAGAAGCACCATGGATCCTGATAGCCCTGCATTCTCAAGAAGGTGTTATGGGTATGATCGAAATGAGGAGGAAGGACTCATCCTCAACATTGCTGAAGCCAGAATAGTCCTGAAGATCTTTGACTGGTACGAGCAAGGCTGGAGTATCGTGAGGATCAAGAAGGAACTGGAATCCTTGAAGGTTCCCTCACCAACCGGTAAGAAGAAATGGGCGGTGAAGACGATCGAGAACATCCTCACCAATGAGAAGTATACCGGTACCTCCGTCTATGGAGAAACAGAGTCCGCAGATTTTCCTTCAACCAAGAGAACGGTTCGCGACCCGTTCGAGGTCCACCGATCACGCAACCATCACATCCCAATCATCCATGAGCGCCGTTTCAAGCGTGTGCAGAAACTGAAGGCAAAACGCTCCAACATCGAGGTCGATGAGCATGGGAACAAGGTCCGAAAGAGTACTCACTACAGCTCCAAGAAGGCTGTGAATAGGACGAAGAAACCCCCTGAACCCCAAAACTAA
- a CDS encoding phage integrase N-terminal SAM-like domain-containing protein — protein MNKDQAMQSFLKICNSEASPKAPCQTYLLTASRFLEYCRTADVATLDESPFRDYLLELHASGSLSPVTINHHNSIIRFLYEVTLNDNLPMIQDYPLQEFVLLTLNFLKFYQFFIIF, from the coding sequence ATGAACAAAGACCAAGCAATGCAAAGCTTCTTGAAGATATGCAACTCAGAGGCTTCACCAAAGGCTCCATGTCAGACATACCTGTTGACAGCCTCGCGTTTCCTAGAATACTGTCGCACGGCGGATGTGGCAACCCTTGACGAATCACCTTTTCGGGATTATCTGCTTGAATTGCACGCCTCAGGAAGCCTCAGCCCAGTCACTATCAACCATCACAACAGCATCATCCGTTTCTTGTACGAGGTTACCCTCAATGACAACTTGCCCATGATACAAGATTACCCTTTGCAAGAGTTTGTTTTGTTAACACTTAATTTTCTGAAATTTTACCAGTTTTTCATCATTTTTTGA
- a CDS encoding Chromate resistance protein ChrB, with amino-acid sequence MEHQEWLTINYSLPKEPSRVRVSVWRKLKKSGAVILGQSVWFLPMNDNNEAFFQKISAEITLNGGESYVMRMIPHNESTSERIVAAFNQARDEEYVELLEQCDYLLCELEKESGLGKFTFAELEENEDEFQKLTDWYHKIRERDFHGAPLYLSAEEKLEQCRTKLDTFSCEVYQRSYESTQ; translated from the coding sequence ATGGAACATCAAGAATGGTTGACTATCAATTACTCGCTACCCAAAGAACCTTCACGTGTTAGGGTGAGCGTGTGGAGAAAGTTGAAAAAAAGCGGGGCGGTCATTCTGGGCCAATCGGTCTGGTTCTTGCCTATGAATGATAATAACGAAGCCTTCTTTCAGAAAATCTCTGCAGAAATCACATTAAACGGTGGTGAGTCCTATGTTATGCGGATGATTCCTCATAATGAAAGCACTTCCGAGCGCATCGTTGCTGCCTTTAACCAAGCCAGGGATGAAGAATACGTCGAACTATTGGAACAGTGCGACTACCTGCTTTGTGAACTTGAAAAAGAATCAGGACTTGGGAAATTCACATTCGCAGAATTGGAGGAGAATGAGGATGAATTTCAAAAATTGACCGATTGGTATCATAAAATACGTGAAAGAGATTTTCATGGGGCACCCCTGTATCTCTCTGCTGAGGAAAAGCTGGAACAATGCCGTACAAAATTGGACACGTTCAGTTGCGAGGTATATCAGCGATCCTATGAAAGTACTCAGTGA
- a CDS encoding YkvA family protein — protein MNMRERAKKVKMDIPAVFLALRKRETPVFAKMCAGATIIYAFSPIDLIPDFIPVLGYLDDVIILPALVALTVKLIPHEVFQQCRIESEGLWRDGNPKKWVYALPIAAIWLLVVFFIIKSIWF, from the coding sequence ATGAATATGAGAGAAAGAGCGAAAAAGGTGAAAATGGATATTCCAGCCGTGTTTCTTGCACTGAGGAAACGGGAAACGCCGGTATTTGCAAAAATGTGCGCAGGAGCAACCATCATATATGCCTTTTCACCAATCGACCTCATTCCAGATTTCATTCCGGTGCTAGGGTATCTTGACGACGTGATCATTCTGCCTGCGCTTGTGGCATTGACGGTCAAACTGATTCCACACGAGGTTTTTCAACAATGTAGAATTGAATCCGAAGGCTTATGGCGAGACGGAAATCCGAAAAAATGGGTGTACGCATTGCCAATCGCAGCAATCTGGCTACTGGTCGTTTTCTTCATCATCAAATCGATTTGGTTTTAA